GTACACATTCATGTAACAGCTCCAAAAGATTTACGTGCACGTCGTTTGACTAAAACTAAGAAATATAACAAAGAAGAAATTGCCCAATTAATGAATTCTTCTGATAAAAACTTCAAGCGCTACGGTAAGATTCTGTTTGACGAAGAATCTAAGGATCCTTTCTTATATCACATCACTATCAATACAGGTAAAGTAAGTGTTGATGCAGCTGTTCTAATGGCTACAGAGCTTTATAATGATAGTCTAGCTAGAGAGTATCTTTACGACTCAGATTCAGAAAACAGGAAGATCCAACATCGCCAAGAAGAATCTACATTGATGAAGAATCCTTCTGAAATAGCTTTCGCCAAGGTTTTGGATATGTACCATATTCGTTGGATTTATGAGCCTACTACATTTGAGCTAGAACAAAATAGTGACGGCACGGTGGCTTCTGCATTTTCTCCAGATTTCTATCTGCCTGATTATGATATTTACCTCGAGTTGACTGTCATGAATCCTAGATATTCTACTGATAAAAAAAGGAAAATTCGTAGAATCAAAGAGCTTTACCCAGACATAAATATTAAGTTAGTTCAGAAAAAAGACTTTGATCACTTTATTAGGAGCTTGAATAGAGCTAGTACCGTACTGCTCAGTCATAATGATAAGAAAAAATTTAAAGATAAAATAGATGAAGATTTAGAAAGAGCGGAGGGGATCTCTAATGAATTTTAGACTGCCAACACCTGAAGAATATAATAGAAAAATTAATTTCTCTGCC
Above is a window of Fastidiosipila sanguinis DNA encoding:
- a CDS encoding cytidylate kinase family protein, with the translated sequence MPVITITHLPGTLGEELAKRLSLKLGIPVYERVDMANLFLQDIATDYDLKLLDESPKNYQRNAKNGITFRDNILHGLNQLADKSNAIILGTVPALFLAQHPNAVHIHVTAPKDLRARRLTKTKKYNKEEIAQLMNSSDKNFKRYGKILFDEESKDPFLYHITINTGKVSVDAAVLMATELYNDSLAREYLYDSDSENRKIQHRQEESTLMKNPSEIAFAKVLDMYHIRWIYEPTTFELEQNSDGTVASAFSPDFYLPDYDIYLELTVMNPRYSTDKKRKIRRIKELYPDINIKLVQKKDFDHFIRSLNRASTVLLSHNDKKKFKDKIDEDLERAEGISNEF